The Papaver somniferum cultivar HN1 chromosome 3, ASM357369v1, whole genome shotgun sequence genome includes a region encoding these proteins:
- the LOC113357740 gene encoding EKC/KEOPS complex subunit TP53RK-like, with protein MNIKQDGEEGSLILFKQGAEARVFESTFMGRRSVVKERFSKKYRHPTLDAKLTLKRLNAEARCMTKARGLGVYTPVLYAVDTVLHTLTFEYVEGQMVKEVLLHFGLHGIVEEKMANFAKQIGSAIAKIHDGGLIHGDLTTSNMIIRKDTNQLVLIDFGLSFTSTLPEDKAVDLYVLERALISMHSSCGNVMDQILTSYRRSTKQWSSTFNKLAQVRLRGRKRVMIG; from the exons ATGAATATCAAGCAAGATGGCGAAGAGGGTTCCCTCATTTTATTTAAGCAGGGTGCAGAAGCT agAGTTTTTGAGTCGACGTTTATGGGGAGGAGATCTGTTGTCAAGGAACGTTTCTCAAAGAAGTATAGACATCCTACTCTGGACGCAAAATTGACCCTCAAGCGATTGAACGCG GAAGCTCGTTGCATGACAAAAGCAAGAGGACTTGGTGTTTACACTCCAGTATTGTATGCTGTAGATACTGTTCTACACACCCTAACATTCGAGTATGTGGAGGGGCAAATGGTCAAAGAAGTTCTGTTGCACTTTGGTTTGCATGGAATTGTTGAGGAGAAAATGGCCAATTTTGCAAAACAGATTGGTAGTGCAATCGCGAAAATACATGACGGTGGTTTGATTCATGGAGATCTTACAACATCAAATATGATAATCAGGAAAGATACTAATCAGCTG GTGCTCATCGACTTCGGTTTGAGCTTCACTTCAACTCTTCCCGAAGATAAGGCAGTCGACTTATACGTTCTTGAGAGGGCTTTGATCTCGATGCATTCGTCGTGTGGAAATGTG ATGGATCAAATACTCACTTCATACAGGAGGTCAACAAAGCAATGGTCGTCTACATTCAATAAGCTAGCTCAAG TTCGATTGAGAGGCCGAAAGCGTGTGATGATTGGATAA
- the LOC113357738 gene encoding protein CUP-SHAPED COTYLEDON 2-like: MANHNKIMGKLQLPAGYKFIPKDEQLIRHYLLPKVEGRSLNCYDFIFDVNNIYDYKDPSELFDEILQNSNGQYTSNGESGDQILYFFSTLKPLAKAASGRNKQRAVENGTWSGKAHPVKIFSPGTENVIGYRKDFSFEWKDNPVTDAKRRKTDSSASGRWLMNEYSLLDSFYQDNNKKEYVLCRIKQIKRGKRSFESTAPQLQPQSVPSPPVPVPVQSSSLPATSVYEIGSSSSTQSSVYEVGSSPSAPSSVNMVPLILMSGIPCDMNGFYYYSANMEPLIFCDMNGFNYSSANIAISQPEEERSGDDNLQSVAPTTMPFSST, translated from the exons ATGGCTAATCACAACAAGATCATGGGAAAACTACAACTACCAGCAGGGTATAAGTTTATCCCAAAGGATGAACAACTGATACGACATTACTTACTACCTAAAGTTGAAGGGCGGAGTTTGAATTGTTACGATTTCATATTCGATGTGAATAACATTTATGACTACAAAGATCCTTCTGAGTTATTTGATGAGATATTACAAAACAGTAATGGTCAATATACGAGTAATGGTGAAAGCGGTGATcaaattctttatttcttttcaACATTAAAGCCACTTGCAAAGGCTGCTTCTGGAAGAAATAAGCAAAGAGCTGTAGAAAATGGTACATGGTCTGGAAAAGCACATCCTGTGAAGATTTTCTCTCCCGGCACTGAAAATGTTATAGGATATAGaaaagatttttcttttgaatggAAAGACAATCCGGTTACTGATGCGAAAAGAAGAAAGACTGATTCTTCAGCATCTGGAAGGTGGCTTATGAACGAGTATTCACTTCTTGATTCTTTTTACCAAGATAACAACAAG AAGGAGTATGTACTCTGTCGTATAAAACAGATTAAAAGAGGCAAAAGAAGTTTTGAGAGTACTGCGCCACAACTCCAACCACAGTCAGTACCATCACCACCAGTACCGGTACCAGTACAGTCCTCATCACTACCAGCAACGTCCGTATATGAAATAGGGTCATCATCGTCAACACAATCATCCGTCTATGAAGTAGGGTCGTCACCATCAGCACCGTCATCAGTAAATATGGTACCCCTGATTCTCATGAGTGGGATTCCCTGTGACATGAATGGGTTCTACTACTACTCAGCAAATATGGAACCCCTGATTTTCTGTGACATGAATGGGTTCAACTACTCATCAGCAAACATAGCAATTAGTCAGCCTGAGGAAGAGAGGTCTGGCGATGATAACCTACAGTCAGTGGCGCCAACTACTATGCCATTCTCATCAACTTGA